A region of Streptomyces sp. NBC_01267 DNA encodes the following proteins:
- a CDS encoding SDR family NAD(P)-dependent oxidoreductase yields the protein MLRTELIRPLHELIAEHAARLGDKTAFRDDRRGVTYAELHQRTGRLAGQLAGLGLERGRCAALLLGNCLEMVESYLAVARSSAIGVPLNPHATDAELEHLLTDSGAVVLVTDPAHLDQVLRVLPRHERLRVVVTGDGPLPDGVARFDTLMATDAPQPPRDDAQLDDTAWMLYTSGTTGTPKGVLSTHRKSMWGVAACYAPVLGLDESDRVLWPLPLSHTVAHNLCVLGVVAVGATARIMDGLAVDEIVTALREEQSTFVCGVPTLYQHILESARGTVLGTSALRVCMVAGSGCSAALHHSFEEALGVRLLDSYGSTETGGPITTNSPTGPRIAGSCGLPVPGLTVRLTDPRTGAEAAEGREGEIWVDSPALMLGYHGRPEATAEVLADGWYRTGDLARRDDDGYLTITGRIKELIIRGGENIHPREVEDVVSEVPGVVEAAVVGKPHELLGEVPVAFVVPGPGGVDPDRLLATCRARLSYFKVPAEVYEVDRIPRTAIGKVVRQSLLDLPARVRLGGVSHHDALLRTEWVPVPTARDEGADGGGGDGEALPGFDVLACPPDPATGPYEATERVRSRVTDWLAGEHPLPARLLVVTRGAVAAAPGAEPRDVAHAPVQGLLRSVQAEHPGRIVLVDLDPDTDVAADVDAEPGPDLDAGSGSGSDSGFDARRAVEAVEAAEVSGAREPQFALRAGAVLVPRLARVPAREGEAGDAAVLDPEGLVWVAGWTTAPGADLARHLVTAYGARHLLLTGHGPAEPAEPAGSGAELSVERFRSELAELGAGATVAECDPADRNALAALFGSLDRPLTAVVQVDAATGPGSLPSRMAAAAQLHELMLTQAPEAHLVYASAAAQPGSAEESEHAPVTAYLDALAQQRRARGLPAVSVAWGPWAARADRVSLSTQQGAALFDRALTGADAALVAARLDLTGTGTRPGTETGPVPGLLRALVAPRQDAAGPDAELLARRLAESSRAERERILLELVRSEITAVLGPVRGPQDLHDVTTDTAFKDLGLDSLTAVRLRDRLASAVGVRLPATLAFDFPTPAAVAGHLLTELFGHEAPPADDSRASGQAAAEADEPVAVVAMGCRFPGGVSSAEDLWRLVMAESDVMGAFPEDRGWDTENLFDADPDRAGRSYAPAGGFLHDADRFDAAHFGISPREALAMDPQQRLLLECSWETFERAGIDPTSLKGSRTGVFAGVMFGEYGTRLHRRIPEGVEGYLGNGSAGSVASGRISYSFGLEGPAITVDTACSSSLVALHLAARSLRSGECSLALAGGVTVMSTPSPFVEFSRQRALSPTGRCKAFSSTADGTAFGEGVGLILLERLSDARRNGHPVLAVIRGSAVNQDGASNGLTAPNGPSQQRVVRQALAAARLTPGEVDAVEGHGTGTTLGDPIEAQALLATYGQGRPADRPLWLGSLKSNIGHTQAAAGVAGVIKTVMAIRHGMLPRTLHVEQPTGHVDWSAGSVRLLTESTPWPETGRPRRAAVSSFGVSGTNAHLVLEQAPRTDPARSAPRPARTRPTAVPWVLSARSEPALHAQVERVREAAAGLDPWDAAFSLATGRAGLEYRAAVVGGDFSRIRTGRAHAGRLAVLFTGQGAQHPGMGGELCGAQPAYAAAFDEVCAALDRHLDRPLREVIADGSGLLDLTAYTQPALFAHEVALFRLLTSWGLRPDAVCGHSVGELTAAHVAGVLTLADAATLVAARGRLIQALPAGGVMVPVRATEAEIRPLLGAGVDIAAVNGPRAVVLAGDRDAVLSLAARFTGAGRAVKELRVSHAFHSARMEPMLADFRKVADGLTYRPPRIPIVSNVTGRFVDGDDICSADHWVRHVRQEVRFADGVRSLYEDGVRTFLEIGPDGPLTAAAQDCLSDVEPAGELRFVAAQRRTSAQLPALADALGALYTTGTDLDWPAFFAGSGARRTDLPTYAFQRERYWLEAGAAPDDPASLGQRSAAHALLGAAVRLADGEGVLLTGRLAVRSQPWLADHAMGGAVLFPGTGFVELAVRAGDEVGCDALDELVIGAPLVLHRQGGTRIQVRVGEPDASGRRPVAVYSCSEDGDGDAPGPEGGTEWTRHASGFLTGTDRAAVPEPSPQTPFDFTVWPPNGAEAVPVDGVYDGLAASGHGYGPAFQGLRALWRRGDETFAEVELPVPAGEFGIHPALLDAALHADIVGGQPEEDGVLRLPFSWHDVRLSASGATALRVRLRRGADGGCAVEAADRSGTPVISIGAFRTRPVSPAATVSGAAPLRDALFRTDWTPVAAPAVVPDRRWAVVGAVGAPTDAVWTYPDLAAVGASAGASEGEGAAPDFVLVPLEPVDSTAADGAAQAPSATAVRTAVLDALDRIREWLADERLASSRLVLATRGAVSTAAGDTVGDLAHAAVWGLARSAQSEHPGRIVLADLDPAARDRSGMAAVAALAAAVESGEEQFALRSGDVLVPRLVRVPVPDTDRTATPLDPEGVVLITGGTGTLGRLFARHLVAARGARHLLLVSRTGQRAEGARELVAELAEAGARAETVSCDVADPDALAALVGGLDRPLTAVIHTAGVLDDGVLASLTPERVDRVLRPKADAALHLHELTRHTDLAEFVVFSSVAGVLGGPGQANYAAANAFLDALVQHRRAQGLPGTALAWGLWVPQDGTGMAAGLSATDRGRMSRDGMRALSPAQGLALFDAAAGHDEAVLVAARIDPAARRADTEPVPALLRGLVRRPARRTADSGPGAAASLLQRLAGRSAPERQDILLALVRSEVAAVLGFTGPDAIAPAQSLGEAGFDSLTAVELRNRLGAATALRLPTTLVFDRPTPTALAEHLAEQLPAGAPDPASAQPGSASVQPQSVKSVKSVKSVKSVQSVQSVQSVRSVRSVPGRYAADGEADTSPTLGTLFREACRSGRSAQGFAFLRGAAELRPSFTSPGDFGRDRAPVALSSGTGAPTLVCLSSYVALGGVHEYARFASHFRGERAVRALPNPGFGEGEPLPLTRRTVVEAQTALVQQCAEGGPFVLVGSSSGGLLAHEVACGLAGSGTPPDAVVLLDSYVPTGVESSLDAFRDALVEGMYERQGAFGAMDFTRLTAMSRYFELFAEWRAAPLSVPTLLVRASQPLPSAGGGDWQAHWPGARTTVDVPGDHFTMMETHAATTARAVREWLGAEPGPDGS from the coding sequence ATGTTGCGCACCGAGCTGATCCGACCGCTGCACGAACTGATCGCGGAGCACGCCGCCCGGCTCGGTGACAAGACGGCCTTCCGGGACGACCGGCGCGGTGTCACCTACGCGGAACTCCACCAGCGCACCGGACGGCTCGCCGGGCAGCTGGCCGGGCTGGGCCTGGAGCGCGGCCGGTGCGCGGCCCTGCTCCTCGGCAACTGCCTCGAAATGGTGGAGAGTTACCTGGCCGTCGCCCGGTCGAGCGCCATCGGCGTGCCGCTCAATCCGCACGCCACCGACGCGGAGCTGGAGCATCTGCTCACCGACAGCGGGGCGGTGGTCCTCGTCACCGACCCCGCCCATCTGGACCAGGTGCTCCGGGTACTGCCACGCCACGAGCGGCTGCGGGTGGTGGTCACCGGGGACGGGCCGCTGCCCGACGGTGTCGCCCGCTTCGACACGCTGATGGCCACCGATGCGCCCCAACCGCCCCGCGATGACGCCCAGTTGGACGACACCGCCTGGATGCTCTACACCTCGGGCACCACCGGCACCCCCAAGGGAGTGCTCTCCACCCACCGCAAGTCCATGTGGGGCGTCGCGGCCTGTTACGCGCCGGTGCTCGGCCTCGACGAGTCCGACCGGGTGCTGTGGCCGCTGCCGCTCTCCCACACCGTGGCGCACAACCTCTGCGTGCTCGGGGTGGTCGCCGTGGGTGCCACCGCGCGCATCATGGACGGCCTGGCGGTCGACGAGATCGTGACGGCGCTCCGCGAGGAACAGTCCACCTTCGTCTGCGGTGTCCCCACCCTCTACCAGCACATACTCGAATCGGCCCGCGGCACGGTCCTCGGCACATCGGCGCTGCGGGTCTGCATGGTCGCCGGATCGGGCTGCTCGGCCGCGCTGCACCACTCCTTCGAGGAGGCGCTGGGCGTACGGCTGCTCGACAGCTACGGCAGCACCGAGACCGGCGGCCCGATTACCACCAACTCGCCGACCGGGCCGCGGATCGCGGGCTCCTGCGGGCTGCCCGTACCGGGGCTCACCGTACGGCTCACCGACCCGCGGACCGGCGCCGAGGCCGCCGAGGGCCGGGAGGGGGAGATCTGGGTCGACAGCCCGGCCCTGATGCTCGGCTACCACGGCAGGCCCGAGGCCACCGCCGAGGTGCTCGCCGACGGCTGGTACCGCACGGGGGACCTGGCCCGCCGGGACGACGACGGCTACCTCACCATCACCGGCCGCATCAAGGAGCTGATCATCCGCGGCGGCGAGAACATCCACCCCCGCGAGGTCGAGGACGTGGTGTCCGAGGTGCCGGGCGTCGTCGAGGCCGCGGTCGTCGGCAAGCCCCACGAACTGCTCGGTGAGGTACCGGTCGCCTTCGTGGTGCCGGGCCCCGGCGGAGTCGACCCGGACCGGCTGCTCGCCACCTGCCGGGCACGGCTCTCGTACTTCAAGGTGCCCGCGGAGGTCTACGAGGTCGACCGCATCCCGCGGACCGCGATCGGCAAGGTCGTGCGCCAGTCGCTGCTCGACCTCCCGGCCCGGGTGCGCCTGGGCGGGGTGAGCCACCACGACGCGCTGCTGCGCACCGAGTGGGTTCCGGTGCCGACGGCCCGGGACGAGGGCGCGGACGGCGGCGGGGGCGACGGTGAGGCGCTGCCCGGCTTCGACGTACTGGCCTGTCCGCCGGATCCGGCGACCGGTCCCTACGAGGCGACGGAGCGGGTGCGCTCCCGGGTGACCGACTGGCTGGCCGGTGAACACCCGCTGCCCGCACGGCTGTTGGTCGTCACTCGGGGTGCGGTGGCGGCGGCTCCGGGCGCGGAGCCGCGCGATGTGGCGCATGCGCCGGTCCAGGGCCTGCTGCGGTCCGTCCAGGCCGAACATCCGGGCCGGATCGTACTGGTCGACCTCGACCCGGACACGGATGTGGCTGCGGATGTCGATGCCGAACCCGGCCCCGACCTCGATGCGGGTTCCGGTTCCGGTTCCGATTCCGGGTTCGACGCCCGCCGGGCGGTCGAGGCGGTCGAGGCGGCCGAGGTCTCCGGAGCCCGGGAACCGCAGTTCGCCCTCCGCGCGGGTGCGGTGCTCGTGCCACGCCTGGCCCGGGTCCCGGCCCGGGAGGGTGAGGCCGGCGATGCCGCCGTACTCGATCCCGAGGGGCTGGTGTGGGTCGCCGGGTGGACCACTGCCCCGGGTGCGGATCTGGCCAGGCACCTCGTCACCGCGTACGGAGCACGGCACCTGCTGCTGACCGGCCACGGCCCGGCCGAACCCGCCGAACCCGCGGGATCCGGGGCGGAGTTGTCCGTCGAGCGGTTCCGCTCCGAACTGGCCGAACTCGGCGCCGGGGCCACCGTGGCGGAGTGCGACCCGGCCGACCGGAACGCCCTGGCCGCACTGTTCGGCAGCCTCGACCGGCCGCTGACCGCCGTGGTCCAGGTGGACGCGGCCACCGGACCAGGATCCCTGCCCTCCCGGATGGCCGCCGCGGCCCAGCTCCACGAACTGATGCTGACTCAAGCGCCGGAGGCACACCTCGTGTACGCCTCCGCCGCCGCGCAGCCGGGCAGCGCGGAGGAGAGCGAACACGCGCCCGTCACGGCGTACCTCGACGCGCTGGCCCAGCAGCGGCGGGCCCGTGGTCTGCCCGCGGTCTCGGTGGCCTGGGGGCCGTGGGCCGCGCGGGCCGACCGGGTGTCGCTGTCGACGCAGCAGGGCGCGGCGCTGTTCGACCGGGCGCTCACGGGCGCCGACGCCGCGCTGGTGGCCGCCCGGCTGGACCTGACCGGCACCGGCACCCGCCCTGGCACCGAAACCGGCCCGGTTCCTGGTCTGTTGCGCGCCCTGGTCGCTCCGCGCCAGGACGCCGCGGGCCCCGATGCGGAACTCCTCGCGCGACGTCTGGCCGAGTCGTCGCGGGCCGAGCGCGAGCGGATCCTGCTGGAGCTGGTGCGGTCCGAGATCACGGCCGTCCTGGGGCCGGTCCGGGGCCCGCAGGACCTGCACGACGTCACGACCGACACCGCCTTCAAGGATCTGGGCCTCGACTCGCTGACCGCCGTCCGGCTGCGGGACCGGCTCGCCTCCGCGGTCGGTGTGCGGCTGCCCGCGACCCTCGCCTTCGACTTCCCGACCCCCGCCGCGGTCGCCGGGCACCTGCTGACGGAACTCTTCGGCCACGAAGCGCCACCGGCCGACGACAGCCGGGCGTCGGGGCAGGCAGCCGCGGAGGCCGACGAGCCGGTGGCCGTCGTCGCGATGGGCTGCCGCTTCCCCGGCGGGGTCTCGTCCGCCGAGGACCTCTGGCGTCTCGTGATGGCGGAGTCCGACGTGATGGGCGCGTTCCCCGAGGACCGGGGCTGGGACACCGAGAACCTCTTCGACGCGGACCCCGACCGGGCGGGCCGCAGCTACGCGCCGGCGGGCGGATTCCTGCACGACGCGGACCGGTTCGACGCCGCGCACTTCGGGATCAGCCCCCGCGAGGCCCTGGCCATGGACCCGCAGCAGCGGCTGCTGCTCGAATGCTCCTGGGAGACCTTCGAACGCGCCGGGATCGACCCCACCTCGCTGAAGGGCAGCAGGACCGGGGTGTTCGCCGGAGTGATGTTCGGCGAGTACGGCACCCGGCTGCACCGGCGGATCCCCGAAGGGGTCGAGGGCTACCTCGGCAACGGCAGCGCGGGCAGCGTCGCCTCGGGCCGCATCTCCTACAGTTTCGGCCTGGAGGGGCCCGCGATCACCGTGGACACCGCCTGTTCCTCCTCGCTGGTGGCGCTGCACCTGGCGGCCCGCTCGCTGCGCTCCGGCGAGTGCTCGCTCGCGCTGGCCGGCGGGGTGACGGTGATGTCCACCCCGTCGCCCTTCGTGGAGTTCAGCCGCCAGCGCGCCCTCTCGCCGACCGGCCGCTGCAAGGCGTTCTCCTCCACCGCCGACGGCACCGCCTTCGGCGAAGGCGTGGGCCTGATCCTGCTGGAACGGCTGTCCGACGCCCGCCGCAACGGACATCCGGTGCTGGCCGTCATCCGGGGGAGCGCGGTGAACCAGGACGGTGCGAGCAACGGGCTGACCGCACCCAACGGCCCCTCCCAGCAGCGGGTCGTCCGCCAGGCCCTGGCGGCGGCCCGGCTCACCCCGGGCGAGGTGGACGCGGTCGAGGGACACGGCACCGGCACCACCCTGGGCGACCCCATCGAGGCGCAGGCCCTGCTGGCCACGTACGGTCAGGGCCGCCCCGCCGACCGCCCGCTGTGGCTGGGGTCCCTGAAGTCCAACATCGGTCACACCCAGGCCGCCGCCGGGGTCGCAGGCGTGATCAAGACGGTCATGGCGATACGCCACGGGATGCTGCCGAGAACCCTGCACGTCGAGCAGCCCACCGGGCACGTGGACTGGTCGGCCGGGTCCGTACGGCTGCTGACCGAGTCGACGCCCTGGCCGGAGACCGGGCGTCCCCGCCGGGCCGCCGTGTCCTCGTTCGGAGTCAGCGGGACCAACGCCCACCTCGTCCTGGAACAGGCGCCGCGCACCGACCCGGCGCGGTCCGCCCCGCGTCCGGCCCGGACCCGTCCCACCGCCGTGCCGTGGGTGCTGTCCGCGAGGAGCGAGCCCGCGCTGCACGCCCAGGTGGAGCGGGTACGCGAGGCAGCGGCCGGACTCGACCCGTGGGACGCCGCGTTCTCCCTGGCCACCGGGCGGGCCGGGCTGGAGTACCGGGCCGCCGTCGTCGGCGGGGACTTCAGCCGGATACGCACGGGCCGGGCGCACGCCGGTCGCCTCGCCGTGCTCTTCACCGGGCAGGGCGCCCAACACCCCGGCATGGGGGGCGAGTTGTGCGGTGCGCAGCCCGCCTACGCCGCCGCTTTCGACGAGGTGTGCGCCGCGCTGGACCGCCATCTGGACCGGCCGCTGCGCGAGGTGATCGCCGACGGGTCCGGACTCCTGGACCTGACCGCGTACACCCAGCCCGCACTGTTCGCGCACGAGGTGGCGCTGTTCCGGCTGCTGACCTCGTGGGGCCTGCGCCCCGACGCGGTCTGCGGGCACTCGGTCGGCGAACTGACGGCCGCCCATGTCGCGGGCGTGCTCACCCTGGCGGACGCCGCCACCCTGGTGGCCGCGCGCGGACGGCTCATCCAGGCGCTGCCCGCAGGCGGTGTCATGGTCCCGGTCCGGGCCACCGAGGCGGAGATCCGGCCGTTGCTCGGCGCGGGCGTGGACATCGCCGCCGTCAACGGCCCCCGCGCCGTGGTCCTCGCCGGTGACCGGGACGCCGTGCTGTCGCTGGCCGCCCGGTTCACCGGGGCCGGGCGTGCGGTCAAGGAGCTGCGCGTCTCGCACGCCTTCCACTCCGCCCGCATGGAGCCGATGCTCGCCGACTTCCGCAAGGTCGCCGACGGCCTGACCTACCGTCCGCCGCGCATCCCGATCGTGTCGAACGTGACCGGCCGGTTCGTCGACGGCGACGACATCTGCTCCGCCGACCACTGGGTCCGGCACGTCCGCCAGGAGGTCCGGTTCGCCGACGGCGTCCGCAGCCTCTACGAGGACGGCGTACGCACCTTCCTGGAAATCGGCCCCGACGGCCCGCTCACCGCGGCGGCCCAGGACTGCCTGTCCGACGTGGAGCCCGCCGGGGAGCTCCGCTTCGTCGCGGCCCAGCGCCGGACGTCGGCGCAGCTGCCCGCCCTGGCCGACGCCCTCGGCGCGCTGTACACCACCGGCACGGACCTCGACTGGCCCGCCTTCTTCGCGGGCTCCGGGGCGCGCCGGACCGACCTCCCCACCTACGCCTTCCAGCGGGAGCGGTACTGGCTCGAAGCCGGGGCCGCGCCGGACGACCCGGCCTCCCTGGGCCAGCGCTCGGCCGCACACGCCCTGCTCGGCGCCGCGGTGCGGCTGGCCGACGGAGAGGGTGTGCTGCTCACCGGGCGGCTCGCGGTGCGGTCCCAGCCGTGGCTCGCCGACCATGCGATGGGCGGGGCCGTGCTGTTCCCGGGAACGGGCTTCGTCGAGCTGGCCGTCCGGGCGGGCGACGAGGTCGGCTGCGACGCACTCGACGAACTCGTCATCGGGGCACCGCTGGTGCTGCACCGGCAGGGCGGCACCCGCATCCAGGTACGGGTGGGGGAGCCCGACGCGTCAGGGAGACGTCCGGTGGCCGTGTACTCCTGCTCCGAGGACGGCGACGGGGACGCCCCGGGCCCCGAGGGCGGGACGGAGTGGACCCGGCACGCGTCCGGCTTCCTCACCGGCACGGACCGAGCCGCCGTACCAGAGCCCTCGCCCCAGACCCCGTTCGACTTCACGGTCTGGCCGCCGAACGGCGCCGAGGCGGTGCCGGTCGACGGGGTCTACGACGGCCTGGCCGCGAGCGGGCACGGCTACGGCCCCGCTTTCCAGGGGCTGCGCGCCCTGTGGCGACGCGGCGACGAGACCTTCGCCGAGGTCGAACTGCCGGTCCCGGCCGGGGAGTTCGGAATCCATCCCGCGCTGCTCGACGCCGCACTGCACGCCGACATCGTCGGCGGACAGCCGGAGGAGGACGGGGTGCTGCGGCTCCCGTTCTCCTGGCACGACGTCCGGCTGTCGGCCTCCGGAGCGACGGCGCTGCGCGTGCGGCTCCGGCGCGGCGCGGACGGCGGGTGCGCCGTGGAGGCCGCCGACCGGAGCGGGACGCCGGTGATCTCCATCGGGGCGTTCCGGACCCGGCCGGTCTCCCCGGCCGCGACGGTCTCCGGGGCGGCCCCGCTCCGGGACGCGTTGTTCCGCACCGACTGGACGCCGGTCGCGGCGCCCGCCGTGGTCCCCGACCGGCGGTGGGCGGTGGTCGGCGCCGTCGGGGCGCCGACCGACGCCGTGTGGACCTACCCCGATCTGGCCGCTGTCGGGGCCTCGGCGGGGGCCTCGGAGGGGGAGGGCGCGGCGCCGGACTTCGTCCTCGTGCCGCTTGAGCCCGTCGACTCCACGGCAGCCGACGGCGCCGCGCAGGCACCCTCGGCGACCGCCGTGCGTACGGCGGTCCTGGACGCGCTGGACCGGATCAGGGAGTGGCTGGCGGACGAACGGCTGGCCTCCTCGCGGCTGGTGCTGGCGACCCGTGGCGCGGTCTCCACCGCGGCCGGTGACACGGTCGGTGACCTGGCACACGCGGCCGTATGGGGACTGGCGCGCTCGGCGCAGTCCGAACACCCGGGCCGGATCGTGCTCGCCGACCTCGACCCCGCCGCCCGGGATCGCTCGGGCATGGCCGCCGTGGCCGCGCTGGCCGCCGCGGTCGAGTCGGGTGAGGAACAGTTCGCGCTGCGGTCGGGCGACGTACTCGTGCCCCGGCTGGTCCGCGTACCGGTCCCGGACACCGACCGGACCGCGACACCGCTCGATCCCGAAGGCGTGGTGCTGATCACCGGCGGTACCGGGACGCTCGGCCGGCTGTTCGCCCGGCATCTGGTGGCGGCGAGGGGGGCCCGGCACCTGCTGCTGGTCAGCCGGACCGGACAGCGCGCCGAGGGCGCCCGGGAACTGGTGGCGGAGCTCGCCGAAGCGGGGGCGCGGGCCGAGACCGTCTCCTGCGACGTGGCCGACCCGGACGCGCTGGCAGCGCTCGTCGGCGGTCTGGACCGGCCGCTGACCGCGGTGATCCACACCGCGGGCGTACTGGACGACGGGGTGCTCGCTTCGCTGACGCCCGAACGCGTCGACCGGGTGCTGCGGCCCAAGGCCGACGCCGCACTCCACCTGCACGAGCTGACCCGGCACACCGACCTCGCCGAGTTCGTGGTGTTCTCCTCGGTGGCCGGTGTGCTCGGCGGGCCCGGCCAGGCCAACTACGCGGCGGCCAACGCCTTCCTGGACGCCCTGGTGCAGCACCGGCGCGCCCAGGGACTGCCCGGGACCGCGCTGGCCTGGGGGCTGTGGGTACCGCAGGACGGCACCGGGATGGCCGCCGGGCTCTCCGCGACGGACCGCGGCCGGATGTCCAGGGACGGGATGCGCGCGCTCTCCCCGGCCCAGGGGCTCGCCCTGTTCGACGCGGCGGCGGGCCACGACGAAGCGGTCCTGGTGGCCGCGCGTATCGACCCCGCGGCACGGCGCGCGGACACGGAACCCGTGCCCGCGCTGCTGCGTGGGCTGGTACGCCGCCCCGCCCGGCGCACCGCGGACAGCGGCCCCGGCGCGGCGGCGAGCCTGCTGCAGCGGCTGGCGGGCCGCTCCGCGCCCGAGCGGCAGGACATCCTGCTGGCACTGGTACGGAGCGAGGTGGCCGCCGTGCTCGGCTTCACCGGGCCGGATGCCATCGCCCCGGCGCAGAGCCTCGGCGAGGCGGGCTTCGACTCGCTCACCGCTGTGGAACTGCGCAACCGGCTGGGCGCGGCGACCGCCCTGCGGCTGCCGACGACCCTGGTCTTCGACCGCCCGACGCCCACCGCACTCGCCGAGCACCTGGCGGAGCAACTGCCCGCCGGGGCGCCGGATCCCGCGTCCGCGCAGCCCGGGTCCGCGTCCGTACAGCCTCAGTCCGTGAAGTCCGTGAAGTCCGTGAAGTCCGTGAAGTCCGTGCAGTCCGTGCAGTCCGTGCAGTCCGTGCGGTCCGTGCGGTCCGTGCCCGGCCGGTACGCGGCCGACGGGGAAGCGGACACCTCCCCGACACTCGGCACCCTGTTCCGCGAAGCCTGCCGCTCCGGCCGGTCCGCCCAGGGCTTCGCGTTCCTGCGCGGCGCGGCCGAGTTGCGCCCCTCGTTCACCTCGCCCGGCGACTTCGGACGGGACCGCGCCCCGGTCGCACTCAGCTCGGGCACCGGTGCGCCCACCCTCGTCTGCCTCAGCTCGTACGTGGCACTCGGTGGTGTGCACGAGTACGCCCGCTTCGCCTCGCACTTCCGGGGCGAGCGCGCGGTCCGGGCCCTGCCGAACCCCGGGTTCGGCGAGGGTGAACCGCTCCCGCTCACCCGGCGTACCGTCGTCGAGGCGCAGACCGCACTCGTGCAGCAGTGCGCGGAGGGCGGCCCCTTCGTGCTCGTCGGCTCCTCGTCGGGCGGTCTGCTCGCCCATGAAGTCGCGTGCGGACTGGCCGGGTCGGGCACGCCCCCGGACGCGGTGGTCCTGCTGGACAGCTATGTACCGACCGGCGTGGAATCCTCGCTCGACGCCTTCCGCGACGCCCTCGTAGAGGGAATGTACGAGCGGCAGGGCGCCTTCGGGGCGATGGACTTCACCCGGCTGACGGCCATGAGCCGTTACTTCGAGCTGTTCGCGGAATGGCGCGCGGCACCGCTGTCCGTGCCCACGCTGCTGGTCCGCGCCTCGCAGCCGCTGCCGTCGGCCGGCGGAGGGGACTGGCAGGCCCACTGGCCGGGCGCACGGACCACCGTGGACGTACCGGGGGACCACTTCACCATGATGGAGACGCACGCGGCCACGACAGCGCGGGCGGTACGCGAATGGCTCGGCGCGGAACCGGGACCCGACGGGTCCTGA
- a CDS encoding acyltransferase domain-containing protein gives MALASIFGTNLFQYEPDRVIEFYDESPEVRESFAQASAWTGLSVEALLRQNGNYDDDEQRIQAVSIGLAAAQLGIQDVLSGKGLRPTVVGGLSLGGMVSSCVAGAIGRRELMSILLRGRHGVDPAGGERAEGIAAAYLALDYDPDHYYGEQREGVFLSGDFGLDAGGRIRIQLLCGYRDSLEKLAAQEPEGVINVTEGVDVAVHSPLRESARRSSREYIDTLPFTDPVLPLCSCLEQKTLTRAGEVRDMFVDNVVKPVSVVHLCEEMKRHGTQLALVVGPSPVMNALHYPFPVVFVDSPRALPQAVAAVFEHGVPLSRG, from the coding sequence GTGGCTCTCGCGTCCATCTTCGGTACGAACCTTTTCCAGTACGAACCGGACCGAGTCATCGAGTTCTACGACGAATCCCCGGAGGTACGCGAGTCGTTCGCCCAGGCGTCCGCGTGGACCGGGCTGAGTGTCGAGGCCCTGCTGCGTCAGAACGGGAACTACGACGACGACGAGCAGCGCATCCAGGCGGTCTCCATCGGCCTCGCGGCGGCGCAGCTCGGCATCCAGGACGTGCTGTCCGGGAAGGGGCTGCGGCCGACCGTGGTCGGCGGGCTCAGCCTGGGCGGGATGGTCAGCAGTTGCGTCGCCGGGGCCATCGGCCGCAGAGAGCTGATGAGCATACTGCTCCGCGGCCGGCACGGGGTCGACCCGGCCGGGGGCGAGCGCGCCGAGGGCATCGCGGCGGCCTATCTGGCGCTCGACTACGACCCGGACCACTACTACGGGGAACAGCGCGAAGGGGTCTTCCTGAGCGGTGACTTCGGTTTGGATGCCGGCGGAAGGATCCGTATCCAACTGCTCTGCGGCTACCGCGACTCGCTGGAGAAACTGGCCGCCCAGGAGCCCGAGGGCGTCATCAACGTCACCGAGGGCGTCGATGTCGCGGTGCACAGCCCGCTGCGCGAAAGTGCCCGGAGATCGAGCCGGGAGTACATCGACACGCTCCCGTTCACCGACCCGGTCCTGCCGCTCTGCTCGTGCCTGGAGCAGAAGACACTCACCCGGGCCGGTGAAGTGCGTGACATGTTCGTCGACAACGTGGTGAAGCCGGTGAGCGTGGTCCACCTCTGCGAGGAGATGAAGCGGCACGGCACCCAACTCGCCCTGGTCGTGGGGCCGTCGCCGGTCATGAACGCGCTCCACTACCCGTTCCCCGTGGTGTTCGTCGACTCGCCGCGGGCGCTGCCGCAGGCGGTCGCGGCGGTCTTCGAGCACGGTGTCCCGCTGAGCCGCGGCTGA